The Plasmodium relictum strain SGS1 genome assembly, chromosome: 8 DNA window TATTGAATAAGtgttttatattcattttttttattaatactaATTTGTAATAATTTGATTCTTCATTACCTGTACAGGTATTCAATAaatcatcatttttatttaaattcgTTGAGttcttattaataatattattatctaaTTCAATTCTTTGGACACCCaatatttcttttgttttattatttattagcAGAAAACtatcattaatataaattcttGTATAGCAATtagtaattttttcataaatattaattacatCATATAATACATCATTAATATCTACtgaatcatttttatttaaacaatTCCAGtattcatttaataatatacttttttttataataatccATGAATTATAACTatctaaatttataaataaagtttttttaaattttaatctTCTGAAAATTAcatcattataatttatatatttctcaTTTTGGatatacaaatttttttctttttctatatgATCATTAGATACacttaaaaaatacaaatctGAGTTTATGTGTGTAAAAACATATTCATAATGATTATCTGAGTCGTCATcggaatatataaaattccTTTTATTGCTTAATTTtgatctttttttcttttttttttctctctcACAAAAATTCATGTTGCTTGTTTCAAATATTGTACTATTATATATTGGATTTACATCCTCTTCTTCATTGGATACATAACTTGTTAAACTACTATAAGTATCATTTTGCATATTATatgaacttttttttttttttttatttttcttttttttccttttttgtAAATTGACATGCTcatactttttattattatatattatatatataatatcattattatatatgcAATTATTAAcagaatttatatttttactatttataattagaaatatatttctattattttcatatctATATGGATACATAAATTCTAAACTactttctttattataatcTATTGATTTTTCctcattaaatttaatattctcatttccatatattttttcatattttaaaaattctttatatttcttttttatattgataTAGCATTtagaataattattaaataaacaaaGACAATTACGAAATTTGGTATATGTTATGTTTATTCGATcgttattttctttttccaacaatttttttaatttttctttattcatTTTGTTAAGTTTTATATAgtttaattcattatatatatgataataacaaaaaataagattaatttatatatacatatatttgttattaatatatatatataatttagttaataaaatttatattatggatatatcttatttaaatttatatttatatttatacaaGCCTTCtttctattattaatttatttttattatttttttttttttttttttttttggtaaattttattaagatatccttttttaaaaaattgaacaTTTAAAAGTTTAATAAATTACAAGGACATATATTTGTACTATTGTATTTAAACTTCTggattacataaaaaaataaagttgtgataattttaatttttttttttttttttaaatattacgTACGAGGAAATAAAATACTATATCATAAATacaatgataaaaatatattaatgaatgaacttaaaatattataggAAGTTTGCACATGatacttaaaatatattaacttAAATTTaccatttttttataaaattaaaaaaaaaattgttttacaTCCTTATctgcttttattttattacgaTTTActtgtattttaaaaaaataattattaaaaaaacattaatacaaaaaaatggCATTGTCTTttcccattttttttttttttaataatcacACAGTAATGAATATTactgtattttatttttttgaaaatatttaatataataaaagtttttataaCCTTATTTATCtatgaaatattattatacgtaaatatatatttcatcaATTATAactaaatttaaaaacaaaaacatcactaaaaaaaaaaaaaaatatatatgcaatttaaaaaaaaaaaaaaaaaataggaaaactaatatatttttaatatattatataattcaaGTAAGAACataaagtataaaaatatatgaaaaatttacttcaatatattttgataaatacttataataaacaaaatttacatataaaaaCCCTTTATCATtgtcaaaattttaaagtcacataaaaaaaaaaaaaaaataagtagaaatagtatatatattttatctttaagacttatattttttataattagaaagatatgataaaatattatctttAGACAAGAATTTTTAATGATAAGAAAAAGATTAAACTTATAAAGaacttccttttttttattaaccatcTGAGATTAATGTGTAACCAACTTCATTTgactataaaaaataaaataaaatgttttagtaaatttacatatatataatattttttattatataaataaaatcgTTACTGTTTTTTTCCATTGTCTTAAGTAGGATTCATCATAATTTAATGACcagaaataatatatatttctataaaaaaaaaaaaatttagattaTATTAATGTGTAAATctaaaatgataatataaaaaaattaatgtattttttttttttttttaatattctgTTCAaacttcaaaatttttttgaaacttaaattttgaaaatcCCAACATCTTAAATcagtattatatttttcagtAATGTGATTTGGCCTGAAAAAATATCCATATAGAtgtattacatatatatatataattttatgattacatatatatatttatgaagtttagttttactttttataatgTTCATAAAAGGTTATATTTGTTAATATAGTCCTTGTATTGCGTGCAAATAAGTAAGTTATGAATGCaaataatgtaaaattaatgaaattacataaaataacTAGCAAACCAAAtacctataaaaaaaaaattataacaatatgaatataaaatacaaaagagtgtatatatattattaagcTTATTTTCTTACATAGTTTATAGTTTTagaaaacatataaaaatatataaaaacataataataattatatagtAGTAATATAAAGACGcataatatgaatatatagaAGCAACGCTGATTTTTTATTcctacaaaaataaaaaaataagaattatgTGAGATTACAAtagataatattaaaaatataatgatttttaatgaatatatatagtaaatTATAATAGTTATAGTAATtatgttaatatatatatgtatataaccTATGCAGTTATCAACCCAAACACAGTGATGATCTTGATGtctataataatttaattttaagaaataaaaatatttacaaaaatatgaaaacatatgaatttttaatattttatttaaatttttttttttttttctttttttccatTTACATTACACAATGCAAGCATTCAGCACAGTGATGTACTCTAGCAGGTTTAATGATATTACAAGTAACACAAAcgttctaaaaaaaaaaaaaaaaaattaattaaaaagtgaaaaatataaaaaaaaattttaaatgtattaaagtgcagaaatatatattaccCTAGGATTTTGATTATTTAGTATAGCATTTCTATAATTGATATCTAAAGAATTAATTCTTTCTTGTGAAACATGAGAATATAGTGATAATTTTTGATATTCTAAGTTAAGTAATaaatcattatatttattaaataaagaatcattaaaatttaacattttagaagaattaatatttgatgaaataatttttttatttatttgaaatatttctttttcaatattatttaaatgatattctgcctttcttttaaataatccATCATAAATGTAATTGGTATATTTCCTATTTTTAGTaaacatattattttttttataaaaacctggacttttaaaatataaaagtaacCATAAAAATTGTTGAAAAATCCATAAAGATATCCAAATAA harbors:
- the DHHC1 gene encoding palmitoyltransferase, putative; the protein is MNDDNERIDSEILEKQYEIIKCAKYQDFIRMQILIQPYILNNDIEMLNAINILHWSCYCGFIELVKKLIDLNCDIEKEDLVNSDTAIYYAIKNSNYEIVLLLIKKFGISILFHKNRRKMSPFLTAISEFNEDKILETLHILELLYMNGVSLEEQNEHGQTALFLSVKKNNISTLQWLLSKNVNINHRDFYGNTILHIAVRYSDIDIIRLLCDYGCLNLVYYSSIENKNTNVFQLCIKNRYFLVYILLKKWILQNKICKNLKICKTIYAFYFWFFALLNLIIYFNIAYSFSLINKYQSKSIIWISLWIFQQFLWLLLYFKSPGFYKKNNMFTKNRKYTNYIYDGLFKRKAEYHLNNIEKEIFQINKKIISSNINSSKMLNFNDSLFNKYNDLLLNLEYQKLSLYSHVSQERINSLDINYRNAILNNQNPRNVCVTCNIIKPARVHHCAECLHCVIHQDHHCVWVDNCIGIKNQRCFYIFILCVFILLLYNYYYVFIYFYMFSKTINYVFGLLVILCNFINFTLFAFITYLFARNTRTILTNITFYEHYKKPNHITEKYNTDLRCWDFQNLSFKKILKNIYYFWSLNYDESYLRQWKKTSNEVGYTLISDG